Part of the Sinomonas atrocyanea genome is shown below.
GTCCGGCACGGGCAGCACGAGCGTGTCGCCGGTGTGCCCGGCGCGCCAGTCGCCCATGCCGGGGCCGCCGTTCTGGGCGTGCCGGTGCGGGGAATGGTGGTAGTCGAGCAGCGTCGTGGTCTGGTGCGACACGCGCAGGACGACGTCGCCGCCGTTGCCGCCGTTGCCGCCGTCGGGGCCGCCGAGCGGCTTGAACTTCTCGCGCTTGACCGAGATGCAGCCGTGGCCGCCGTTCCCGCCCGAGACGTGCAGGACTACGCGGTCCACGAAGCTCGCCACGTCATTCTCCTTAGCTCTTCGGGCCTGTCACCCGATTCTAGTGCTGGGCCGTGCCTGCCCCTCCGGAACGGAGTGGGGACACAGCAAAAGGGTGGAGCGGACCACTGGCCCACTCCACCCTGTGTCAACGGACCGCGCCCAAGGGCGCAGCCGCTGCTGCCTGTCCTCTGCTACGCAGCGACGACGATGTCCACGATCCGGCGCCCGCCACGGGTGCCGAACTGGACCGCGCCCGCGGTCAGAGCGAAGAGGGTGTCATCCTTGCCGCGACCCACGCCGTTGCCGGGGTGGAAGTGCGTGCCGCGCTGGCGGACGATGATCTCGCCGGCGTTGACGGACTGGCCGCCGAAGCGCTTGACGCCGAGGCGCTGGGCGTTCGAGTCGCGGCCGTTGCGGGTGGAGCTTGCGCCCTTCTTGTGTGCCATGAGCTGTGCCTCCCTGAGGAAATCTAGAGTCTGGGCGAACCCGAAGGTTCAGGCGTTGATGCCGGTGATCTTGACCTTGGTCAGCTCCTGGCGGTGGCCCTGGCGCTTCTTGTAACCGGTCTTGTTCTTGTACTTCTGGATGACGATCTTCGGGCCGCGCAGGTCCTCGAGGACCTCGGCCGTGACCGTCACCTTGGCCAGCTCGGCAGCGGCGGAGGTCACCTTCTCGCCATC
Proteins encoded:
- the rpmA gene encoding 50S ribosomal protein L27, encoding MAHKKGASSTRNGRDSNAQRLGVKRFGGQSVNAGEIIVRQRGTHFHPGNGVGRGKDDTLFALTAGAVQFGTRGGRRIVDIVVAA
- the rplU gene encoding 50S ribosomal protein L21; this translates as MVYAIVRAGGRQEKVSVGDLVTLNRVAGEAGSTIELPALLLVDGEKVTSAAAELAKVTVTAEVLEDLRGPKIVIQKYKNKTGYKKRQGHRQELTKVKITGINA